A segment of the Chryseobacterium scophthalmum genome:
TACAAGTGTAACATTTAGAAGAGTGTTTAATAGTGTATTATGGACTTCATGGGCACAAGTTATTGATTCTATAAATGGAGGTACAGTCGCGGGTGCGTTAACACTTAATGGTAATTTAAATGTCGTTAATAATTCAACTGTTTTAGGTTCAACTGTTAATAAGACAACAGTGCCTGTATCAGGAAGTCTTGTATCAGAACATAATAATGTTATGACTAATAGTAATCAAAATTATGGTTTAGCATTCGGTTCTTTAAGTGATGGGAGACAATACATTCAAGCTAATAGATTTGATGGTACAGCAACCAATTATCAACTTCTTTTAAATCCTAATGGTGGTACAGTTGGTTTTGGAGGTTCTATAAATGCAAGCTTATCAGAATTATTAATTCAAAGACAAGGTGTTAATAAAATACGAACAGGTGGAACTAATGGTGATAGTTTAATTTTATCAAGTACAAGTGCTATATATCTAAGACCCCAAGGAGATGCAATTAATACTGGAGAAGTGTTAATTAACTCATCTGGAAACATTATAACTACAAGCTATGGTAATGCTTCACAATGGAACAATGTATCTCAAGCATTTATAGCTAATCCATTTTTTAGTAGAAATTCATTAATTAGTCAAAATGTAACAAATGCAGGAGTAACTACACTTGATTCATATCTACCTAATGGTGGTTATATTTCAAATTATGGTGTGACAAATTGGGGTGGAACTGATGCTCCTACTGGTGCATCTTATGGAGGATTTATTAAGTTTGGTGATACAAGTGGTGCAGGTAATAATGGTTTACAGCTTTATTATAACAATGGTCATGGTGGTGCAGATTCACACAGACTTTGGTTCAGAACAAAAAATTCTACTGTAGGTACTACAAATTGGTTTGAGGTTGCAACTGTACAATCTTTAAATGGTTATGTAAGAACAACAGGTGACCAAAATATTGACGGAATTAAAGGTTTTACTGGTTCTTATACACAATGGATACTTAATGGTGACGGTAGCAATGCAAGAGGGTTCATTTCATCAACTGCGAGTACTTTTACAATTGGTACACTTAACGACAAAAATATTTCTTTTTCAAGAAATGGTGTTTCTAAACTTACTTTAGGTAATAATTTTTCTGATTTTGCCGATTATGTTAGAAGTCCAGGATTTATTAAAAATGGCTCAAGTGGTTCATTTGTTCTTCTTGGTGATGGAAATGATAAACCACTTTCTGATTTTGCAACAACTGCACAGTTGACAGGGTATGCTAAATTGGCGGATAACCAAACTTTTACTGGAGTTAATACATTTAGTCAAAGTCCTATCGTTCCAGACCCTACATTAGTTTATCATGCTGTTAGTTATGGGTTTATGGACAATGCTATTATAGAAAGTGAAAATAACACAGCAAACTGGGTTATTAATAGTTTTATCCCAAATACTCACGTAGTAAATGGAATAACTTCTGCTAATATCACCAATTGGAATAATGCATTTAACTTCACAAGTAATTTTACTACAAACTATAATGACTTAGTTGCAATTGAAGCTTTATCAGGTACTAATGGTTATCTAAGAAAAGATGGAAATGGGCAATGGTCATTAGTATCTTCTCCTGTAGTAGATGCAACAGCAACTATAGCAGGTAAAGTAAAGTTAGGTAGTGATACTATACAAACAGTTGCATCAAATTTTGTTACAGCTACAATAGGAAAAACTTATAGCGTACAAGCTAATTCATCAGGACAATTGGTAGTGAATGTAGGATGGTCAGACACTAATACAACTTATACAGGAGGTAACGGTATTACACTTACGGGAACAAACTTTACCCCTACATATGGAACATCTGCAAATACAGTTGCACAAGGTAATGATTCAAGAATTAATAACGGGCAAACCGCGTTTGGTTGGGGAAATCACGCAACAGCTGGTTATACAAGTCAATCTTGGGTACAATCTCAGAATTATGCAACTAGCAATTTCGTTGAAGAAAGAATTGATAAACTTACAGGAGAAATTGTAGACCCTACACCATCATTTTCTATAAAAAATGAGTTTACAACAGTTATCCTTACCGAAAACTTTTCTAAAGAGCCTTTAGAACTGGAAGGAGAGTTGATTCCGGAGCGATATATAAGTATCATTAATCTAACTGGTAGCAAAGTACAATTAACCAGAGATCACAATCCGATTGACATAATTTATGAAAACGAAACTTCAGAATATTATATTACCAAAGAAAGAAGATTAGTTAAAAAAGGGACTTATAAAAGTGCCAAAACACTAATTTAAAAGCTACTTTCTATTATTCTGCGTCAAGTTTTGTCGCTTTCAGACACTATTATTGTATTCATAATACATCATTCCACCTATCTATGATTAAGAATCTGAGTGGATATTTCATAGCCTTATACCACTTAAAAAAATAAGCCTATTTCGGAAAGAATCCTACTAAAAAGAGCTTTCAAAATTTTAATCTTAAAAACCAAAACAATTTTAAAATGTCAACAAATTTAAACACAAATAACTCTTCGCAAACGCTATTCAGATTTGCAGCAATGAGAAACCCAGAATTATCAGATCCGAAAAATAAAGAAAGAAGATTTATCTTCAGAAGCAAACAGGCAAAAGGATCAAGTAAAATCGATCCTTTAGTAAATTCTACAACAAACTTACAATCTGTATTTAAAAATCCTTCAGCAATTAGTGGGTTTACGATACATTCTGAAGATTCTTTAAAAACTCTTTATCCTAAATTTTACGATTTT
Coding sequences within it:
- a CDS encoding pyocin knob domain-containing protein, which translates into the protein MEENEEFNSDFNPEDIPISEEFWNYMEHYWHNNREFPESTEASLNRKADLVNGKVPSSQLPSYVDDVLEYDTFESLPNSGEKGKIYVITNNNTQFRWSGSEYIQLNSDENIVMTDTNQDIIGRKSFITAGGNGYNNNSLRLLSNDGSNPGLTFYKGGVDIANMYFDGKGNFKFRNADDTVSRYVFANGFKKDGSDDNYFLTAGGGHVLRSTIPTSTQADAKYIPYFGATANINLNAKPIANAGNIDATIFRNVHSSVLVKSFSLHSATTVTSLGIKLTNAGTSIMMGSFTVTMFGYVGQTMSFRVSMYKYNNTWHVTTITWLHGDSSKISNIEFYKEDNSNLHLKVNFTTNFGAYNKTVITDVLANGQSEALHNPDTYTISVNPDNSAHTLVQTISCIGFIRDNLGDVPKAPISLSTSDLNTITTPGFYNQIANGNATLARNYPALFGGSLNVYKSITGGIIQEYILYHTSVTFRRVFNSVLWTSWAQVIDSINGGTVAGALTLNGNLNVVNNSTVLGSTVNKTTVPVSGSLVSEHNNVMTNSNQNYGLAFGSLSDGRQYIQANRFDGTATNYQLLLNPNGGTVGFGGSINASLSELLIQRQGVNKIRTGGTNGDSLILSSTSAIYLRPQGDAINTGEVLINSSGNIITTSYGNASQWNNVSQAFIANPFFSRNSLISQNVTNAGVTTLDSYLPNGGYISNYGVTNWGGTDAPTGASYGGFIKFGDTSGAGNNGLQLYYNNGHGGADSHRLWFRTKNSTVGTTNWFEVATVQSLNGYVRTTGDQNIDGIKGFTGSYTQWILNGDGSNARGFISSTASTFTIGTLNDKNISFSRNGVSKLTLGNNFSDFADYVRSPGFIKNGSSGSFVLLGDGNDKPLSDFATTAQLTGYAKLADNQTFTGVNTFSQSPIVPDPTLVYHAVSYGFMDNAIIESENNTANWVINSFIPNTHVVNGITSANITNWNNAFNFTSNFTTNYNDLVAIEALSGTNGYLRKDGNGQWSLVSSPVVDATATIAGKVKLGSDTIQTVASNFVTATIGKTYSVQANSSGQLVVNVGWSDTNTTYTGGNGITLTGTNFTPTYGTSANTVAQGNDSRINNGQTAFGWGNHATAGYTSQSWVQSQNYATSNFVEERIDKLTGEIVDPTPSFSIKNEFTTVILTENFSKEPLELEGELIPERYISIINLTGSKVQLTRDHNPIDIIYENETSEYYITKERRLVKKGTYKSAKTLI